Below is a genomic region from Burkholderia pseudomultivorans.
CAACGCGCGCGAAGCCCACGCGCGCCGCGCGGACGTGATCGGGCTGAAGGGCGATGCGCTCGCGACGCTGACGGCGCTCGACGCGGCGTGGCGTCGCGAATGACGGCGACTGCGTGATCGCGCGGCGATTGCCGCGCGAGCCTGCGATGCCGGCTGCGGCGCGCCCGCCTGGCCGTCGCGCGGCAGTGCACGCAGGCGCGGGCTCGCCGCCGTTGTCGCGCCATTGCCGGCGCGCCGCGAATCCGCATACAGTTCTGGCTACACCGCCCGTGCGCGCCTCGCGCGCGGGCATGCCCATCGCTCCGGACGACCGGAGCCCGGCGGCCGAATGCAGCCGCCTCACCGACCGGGAGCCTCCTTGTTTTATTCGATCGTCGCGATCTTCGTCGGCGCCGGGCTCGGCGCACTGCTGCGCTGGTTCCTGAGCCTCGCGCTCAACGCCTTCTTTCCGGCCGTGCCGCTCGGCACGCTGGCCGCCAACCTGATCGGCGGCTACGTGATCGGCATTGCCGCCGTCGTGTTTACGACGCGCGTCGGGCTGCCGCCCGAGTGGCGCCTGTTCGTGATCACCGGTTTCCTCGGCGGCCTCACGACGTTCTCGACCTATTCGGTCGAGGTGATGACGCATGCGCTGCAGGGCGAATTCGGATGGGCAATCGCGGTGGCTGCCCTACACTTGACTGGATCGTTCACGCTGACGGCGCTCGGCATGTGGACCGCGCGTGCGTGGCTCGCCGCCGCCTGAGCGGGCGGCACCGGAGGGAGCGATGGACAGGGTGTTCCTGCGCTTTTACGTGCACGAGCAGCATCGCCTGCACTGGCAGCCGCTGTGGGAATGGCTGCTCGAGGAAGCGAACCGGATGGGTGTCGCGGGCGGCTCCGCGTTTCGCGCGATGGCGGGATTCGGCCAGCATCGCGTGCTGCACGAGGACCGCTTCTTCGAACTGCAGGGCGCGCTTGCGATCGAGGTCGAATTCATCGTCACCGAGGACGAGGCGCAGCGGCTGCTCGAGCGGCTGTCGCACGAGAAGGTACGCGTGTGCTATGCGATGATTCCGGCGCGCTTCGGCGTGATCGACACGCTGCACGCGCCGGCCGCGCCGCAGCCGTAAGGCCGGCTGCCGGCGAGAGCCGGCAGTCGCGTCGGGCCTCAGATGCCGAACATCGTCAGCGATACGGCCGCGCGCGTGACGATCATGATCAGCACCTGCACGATCACGAACAGCAGGATCGGCG
It encodes:
- the crcB gene encoding fluoride efflux transporter CrcB → MFYSIVAIFVGAGLGALLRWFLSLALNAFFPAVPLGTLAANLIGGYVIGIAAVVFTTRVGLPPEWRLFVITGFLGGLTTFSTYSVEVMTHALQGEFGWAIAVAALHLTGSFTLTALGMWTARAWLAAA
- a CDS encoding DUF190 domain-containing protein, which encodes MDRVFLRFYVHEQHRLHWQPLWEWLLEEANRMGVAGGSAFRAMAGFGQHRVLHEDRFFELQGALAIEVEFIVTEDEAQRLLERLSHEKVRVCYAMIPARFGVIDTLHAPAAPQP